The sequence below is a genomic window from Penaeus monodon isolate SGIC_2016 chromosome 14, NSTDA_Pmon_1, whole genome shotgun sequence.
TATGCATtaatctcaaaagaaaaaaaaatgttccaaagCAGTGACCATGAGAAACCGGTCAGACCCCGTCATTCACATACACAGAAAACCTCAAAACCACACGCCAACGCAAACCATTCTCTTCTCGCATAGAAGATTCATTGCTGCAGACAAGTGGAGAGGCGCAGGTCGGACAAGAAACACGCGACCGAACGGAAGAAAAAATCCATCGAAAGGTCAGTCGAGCATTTTTCAACACACATAAAGCCTTCATCAGTTCTAAAACTTTCAGTTCATTTTTTCTCTTGCGAGTGGAtttagaagagagaagggagggggttcaGGAGGAGAGATGTTaccgaggaaggagaaagaaaaagagaaagagagagggaaagagagagagagagagagagagagagagagagagagagaagagagagagagagagagagaagagaggagagagagagagagagagagagagagagacagacagacagacagacagacagaaaaagaagaaacaggcaaatggacagacaaacagactgacagacagaaacggACTCAAGGTGactgagaagggggagagaaagagaaagacgaaaaagggcAGGAAGAGAGAGCGGAAATAGACACCGCTCCGTTTCGCCACAGCAATTCCCGAAGCCGAAGAGAGACCACAGAAGTTCCCTGGAGTTGCGTAGGTCCTCAAAACGACGGACCGAATGGTGGGCACGTGCGGGGAGACAAAGACACGGAGGCATCTTGAGTCGTcgtgggaaaggggggttaaagTTGCGGGAAAAATGCGATGCGAAACTGACGAAAGGAGACGTGGAGAACGAAGGATGAAGAGAGGTAGATGACGCGTGCAGACGAAGAAGATTACGAAGAGAGGAGGGTTAGATGCACTCGTTGGTTATGATTGGTAGCATACTGACATTTTTATTTGATAACTGCCAGGCTGGTGATGATAAGTATCTAAAATGCAACTACAATATTCGTGCGTTCAGTAATTAGTaaatcatctttcattatcaagAGAAATTTCAATTTGTATGTGCGTCGGTATCCTGGATATTAACCAGTACAACTGGCACTCTTGTTCATTGTTCAGTCCCTTGCCTTCAATATttctactattatgattatcattcttaccatccaccatcaacattatcattatcactattattgccattactattacaaattatcactaacatcattaacGTTATCAATGAAGCCACTATCGTTAGATAAAGATGTCCTAAACTGAAATCATAATGCATATTCAGtccaaagaaaaaatcaagaggaACATGTACCCTAAACGtatgcaaacataaatataacTGACTAACAAAGTATAATCCTCTACGTAATAGTTTGATATCCGGACTCGCTGAAAATAACCCAGGCTGTAGTAAAAGATTAAATTCGAACACTCAGACCGGAGTTTGGCTTAGTGCATCGTGTTGCCATCAAAGGCAGGAGGGAATAACAAAGGGGACTGTTCTAACCAATTAGCTATCGTTTAGCTCACCCACTTTATCTACACCGCCCCGTGTGATAAACTAATTTGACGCGTAATAATGTGTACTTTATGAAACGCACACTATCACTGGAAGTAATCAATTTTGTATGATGAAATACTCACACTCTTAAGCGTTTGTTGGAATTAAAAAATCAGTGCTCCAAATATGTCTATTTATTCACATAATCATGAACATAAGTCCTCAGAACTCGAGGTATTAAAgcataataaaagcaaaatttgTACAACATAGCATATACTTTTtaacaagaaagtaaaaaaattaaatggacaAAACATGAGCCTTTGCCAGATCAACATTAACAGACtaggaagaagacaaaaaatcattatacatAGTACCAACAGCGTCGTCGATGTACTTAATAACTTCAGGGATGGCCATGCGTTGGCTGGGATCTATCACCATGCACTTGTCCACGACGCTGTCCAAGCATTTCGGGTATCTATCCCACTGGACCTCCCGGAGCACTGCCCTGACTACGTAACCAAGTGACCACACGTCAGCGGCAGTTGCGCATGATTTCATCTGAAAGTTCTCGGGCGGCATCCAGAAGAAGCTCTCGTGGTAGCCGTACCGGATGGCATTCGTAACAAGTATTTCGCCCACCGGTCGCGCGAGTCCGAAGTCGACGACGTACGCGCGGGCTCCTTCGTCAGGCGGGTCTCGGTCGACAACGATGTTGTCGGTCTTCAGGTCGTTGTGGACGTAGTTCCGTGCGTGGATGCTCGAGAGGGTCGTCGCCAAAGACCGCAGAAGGGAGAGGTAAATACTGTCCGAAAGTTTTGGACCGCTGATCACATCCTCCAGTGTCTTTTCCCCACAGAAGCTCATCAGCAGGATAAGGGGCTGGTCGTAGCTCACGCCGAGGATCTTGGGAACTCCGTCGACTCCTTCGAGTGCCTCCAGGGCATCCTGTTCGGCCTCGTGGATGGCAAAAGCGCCACGACCTTTGCACTCCTTAATGACAACTTCCTTGCCTTCGAATTTCGTGAGATACACAACACCAGCCAATCCTTCGCCCACTTTCCCCTCGTGGTCCCTGTAAAGACGGGCCTTCGCCTCGGGTGAAAGGACAGGGGTCTTAGAGGGGAACATGCCTTCTGGTTCACACTCAACTACAAACCATAAACAGCGACGGTGTCTTCTATGTTTCTCCTGTCAATAAAGTCCCAAAAACGCAATTTACTTTCGTACCTTATTTAAATTTCCCAGGATGAAAGGGTGTGACTTTATCCGACGTGGATACATCACCCACCTGTGAAGACATATgaacagatatatgaatagattgatagacagctgcatatatatatatatatatatatatacataaatacataaatacataaatacatacatacatagacacacacacacaaacacacacacacacacacacacacacacacacacacatatatatatatatatatatatatatatatatatatatatatatatatatatatatatatatataatattcatatatgtatatatattcgtatatatatatatatatatatatatatgtatatatacatacatatatgtgaatatatacatatctatatatatacatatatgtatatgtatatatatatatatatatatatatatatatatatatatgtacatatacatacatatatatatacatatatataaaaatatgtgtctgtgtgtgagggcGATGTATTATATAGACGCGCACACACTTAActtttatgctgtgtgtgtgtgggccactCAATATGTATCTCTATGTGCAGATCGCAGTAaatcgtcttaaaaaaaaagtttaacacaTTTCATTTATCATGTAAACATACGTgcacagatagaaaaaaaggccAATTCACAGATTCCCTTTcctaacattgtgtgtgtgtgtgtgtgtgtgtgtgtgtgtgtgtgtgtgtgtgtgtgtgtgtgtgtgtgtgtgtgtgtgtgtgtgtgtgtgtgcgcgtgtgcgcgtgtgtgtgtgtgtgtgtgtgtgtgtgtgtgtgtgtgtgtgtgtgtgtgtgtgtgtgtgtgtgtgtgtgtgtgtgtgtgtgtgtgtgtgtgtgtgtgtgtgtgtgtgtgtgtgtgtgtgtgtgtgtgtgttgatgtaagtatatatgtagatagatagacataaacatgaatatagattcataaataggtagataaatatttttcatttcattttagaaATATATGAAGTTATTAGTGAAGGAAAGTTAAGATTTAGCCTCATTTATAAACTTTACCTTATTCAACATAAAGTATTCACAATACCTTACTGTAACTCCCTCTGTTTACTTAATCTGaccattttatacatatatccattgcTGCCATTAACAGTGTCATTCGAATcgccatcaacatcattatcattatttttattgttatcatcacttccTAGCCTTTTGATACACATTTTTCTGTGGTgtatgtatttgattttttttttttttttttcgttgcaaaTGTCGTTCAGTGTATCTCTAAATAACTGATTATctattcatcatttatatatgtaatcgaTGTTTTTGCTCTTTTATATTGTAACTGTTAAATActccatttcttttaaaaaaaatgtattgtcaCTGATAGGTATAACATAATTCGGTTTTTTATTTAACTTCTGATTCAAAATATGAATTACAATTAGCTTAATGTAAATATCTATTAATCAAATTATTAATGAAAACATAATCACCCGTGCGTGGCTCTAAGCTCCTGATCagctgtgtttgtttacatctaaATCCTTGCATCTGATTGGTGACTTCATGATCATGGCGGAGCTGAATAAACCAATGGCGACAAAGAACATTATGTGTTCCCTTTGGCGCGAAATTTCAATAACGAATGGCCACTTTTCATAAAGAATCTTCAGGTATTTTGCTATCAGCATTGATTGACGTTGATTACTTGCTGTGAACTCGGTTCTTTGTTGTAATCTAACCTAATATAACAAAacgtcataattatcataacgatagattaaaaaaagataaaacaaaatttataatgttCATAACAAGCATATCCCTTGGTGATATTCAATGACAGTGTTAAATTACCATAGAAACATGAACATTACtacctttattattacaattccaTACACTATAATAAAACGCGGTAACCCATTAATAAACGTGAAAACTTATATGCTTTGATATTACACTTATTGATATAAATTCAATTACAGTGTGAAAAAATCTGGATCTTTTCAAAGGCAAAGCTAGTGGGTGTCCTATTGCTTTTCCaatttacacaatatatattcaacGCAAGCCAATATATCTACATGAACGTTTGGGAACAAACGCAACATTTCACATGGAAAacagatcaaagaaaaaaaatccattattaatttattattaacttCGTACAAATAATCCTGGGTTTGTTTCATTAATGGAAACTCCATtcgattatattgtatttttataaagtCTATATTGGTAATTCTTGGtaattagttattataataactacTAAGGATGGTGTCATGTAGGCTTATGCTCTGAAAGAGTAACAGCTTATCAAATAGCATTTAATTCTATTAAGAAATAGCCGCCTCGCGGATTGCTGAGTCAGAAATATCTTACAACTTAGACTCAAGCCTCTAGAACTTAATGTTAGTTGTCACAGATCAGCCCtcgaccgggggggggggcgcaggcgGTCTACCTAAGTGGTTATTACTAAAATGCTTTATGGCCGAAATAAATGTCAAAGTAATTAGCCAAGTGCACCCTTTGGTGATGGATATATTTGTCGGTAcgcttagtaatatatatatatatatatatatatatatatatatatatatatatatatatatatatatatgtgtgtgtgtgtgtgtgtgtgtgtgtgtgtgtgtatgtgtgtgtgtgtgtgtgtgtgtatttatatacatatacatatttatgtatggaaATATCgaatacataaacgcacacacacacacacatgtatgtatgtgtatttatatatgaatatagacacacacacacacacacacacacacacacatatatatatatatatatatatatatatatatatatatatatatatgtatgtatgtatgaatgcccacacatatgtgtgtgtgtgtgcgcgtgtgtgtgtttctgtaggaTATCACTTTTAGATTATCCTCGAGGGAAATGTAACCGTAGGAGGGAAAGTAGAACCAGGGCTGCCGTGAACACCTTTCCTCATAAGCGTTATGATTaggattatcatcactatttttattattattgtttttattattgttactcatattatcgttataatcattattattatgttatcattattattattgttgttgttgttattattattattattatcattacattcattatcatcattgctattattatcatcattattactatcacttttattatcattaatattatcattactagaatcattactcttatcattatcagtcttttattatcatcattgatagtaataatatttcattatcattaatgtcatcattcatagcgttatcatcattaatgtcattaccatcattattatcattgtcatccttatcatacctattatcatcattaccattatcagcacCGTCCCTAAATCCACCGACCCCATGCTTAACAGTACTATAACTCCTAACTAGAGCTACAAACATTTAAAATAACAGTCGCCTAAAGGCTTCATTCGGACGACGCTCCTATTCACCAGCAGATCAAATGCGCTATAAAATCAACTTGATAATGAATCGAAATAAATGCTAACGGGCGAACAGAACTATCGCTATAAATATCTACATTGTTTGCATTAACGACGGacgataattattgttatcatcaatgacGGTGATAATcgcttcgctccccctcccccccggcccctATTCCTAATACATATAATCATGCTTTGCTAATTGCCCCAGCCATTATTACCATACGCCATAATGAACTCCCTCCCCGAAATCTCTCATTTCACCGCATAAATGACAGGTTACCAATATAGGTGCGGGTCGTTATCATCCGGCAATTAAATTGTTGACGCATATCCAATTACTCCGACCAGCGGGACCGACGGGAAGTTCGATTCACAGCTCAAGCGAAGGCCTTTTCACACGGATTCGAACAAACCCGTGTGAGTGAGGCTTCGAGCGTTTCCCGGAGAGGTTGTCCTATggggttaaggagggagggaggcaggccgGGTGCGGATCTGGCTCAGTCTGGCTTCTCTGTCGGACGGGTACGTAGGCGCATGTGTGGGTGGGAGGATGAGactgtgtgtgtgctatatagagagagagagataggtagatagatgtgtgtgtgtgtgtgtgtgtgtgtgtgtgtgtgtgtgtgtgtgtgtgtgtgtgtgtgtgtgtgtgtgcgtgtgtgtgtgtatgtatagtatatatacatacatacatacacatatatatatatatatatatatatatatatatatatatatatatatatagttacaataAACCTTGCTCAAATAGATTTCTCTAAATGGAGAGATGTATTTATTCAACGAGgatcttaatttttaaaacagtacAGAGTAAAATTAACTGTAAGATTCTCGGGTTATGTTCAAATCTTTAACATTCTctcatcacagttattattatgttCAAAATTTTAACATTCtcttatcacagttattattaattCGCCCTTTAAATTTCAACAGAGAACTTATCAATGTATAAAGATTATTCTCTAAGTGTCTCAGGATTTCTAATTTGTTCTTAACCTTCATTTACTTATCATTAACTCATATTCTATAACACTTATTAgtgcagaaaaatatatatatatattttgagtttcACTGGTTTTGACGAGACTTTTCCTCTTCggcaaaatatttattgatattcatCATAGAAGTTAATTGCAATTAAGTTATTCATCAAATTTAGACTACTAgttacttttcatttttgtgataatcttatatctattcatttctgtCTTCATGCAACTAATATCTTTTTAGATTAagtaaatctaaataaaaatcccaACAATTTGAATTTAACACTCCAAGaactttaaaactctctctctatatatttatcacctTTTTTCGCAGTTCACAAATGCTATGTTTTTTATCACAGTTGAATAATTCATCAAGGGATGCAGCAAATTTGTGGAAATATATGAAACAATAGTACaggtttattaatgtatttatcaaaaaaaaaaaaaaaaatcagaggaaaaAATGTGTCAAAATAAATTGGAACTTGTTATGAAGATTAATTCCTTCAAGTGGAACACCAAATGTTCATCCCTGAGAAGAAGCACAGAACTGGCGAACATTTAATCTCAGAAGTTAAATCAATATGTAATTTGGGTAATTCAGTATATTGATAAAAATCTTTACTACAAAGAAAAAGAGTTCAGAGAGAACAAGAAGCAAAACTTTGGGCATCAACTAAACTCCGGCCATATTTAAGACATACAAAATCACAGGTATTTCTTGTTCAATATATTCCATTCGTTGTATCAGTCATCAAATAATCATACTGAAAACTTTGTACTGGAATGACGCTAAACTTGCAGCTAAATCATAGCCAATAAAAACATGTGCCGCAAGACCGTGCGTTTCACCTCTACCAAGCTCCAGTTCGATTACTTACATCTGATAActcatctcattattataatatataatttctaagcattattattgttaataataattat
It includes:
- the LOC119580997 gene encoding probable serine/threonine-protein kinase DDB_G0284251 gives rise to the protein MFPSKTPVLSPEAKARLYRDHEGKVGEGLAGVVYLTKFEGKEVVIKECKGRGAFAIHEAEQDALEALEGVDGVPKILGVSYDQPLILLMSFCGEKTLEDVISGPKLSDSIYLSLLRSLATTLSSIHARNYVHNDLKTDNIVVDRDPPDEGARAYVVDFGLARPVGEILVTNAIRYGYHESFFWMPPENFQMKSCATAADVWSLGYVVRAVLREVQWDRYPKCLDSVVDKCMVIDPSQRMAIPEVIKYIDDAVGTMYNDFLSSS